A genomic segment from Syntrophotalea acetylenivorans encodes:
- the recJ gene encoding single-stranded-DNA-specific exonuclease RecJ, giving the protein MDGITASALLVENLRSFGAPVDYYIPLRLVDGYGLSGEALQRAADSGAKVAVSVDCGVSAHKEARLAKKLGLDLIITDHHQPPEQLPEALAVINPHRPDCAFPDKGLAGVGVAFMLLVALRSRLRQKGWFQDRPEPDLRCSLDLVALGTIADIAPLNGLNRILVKAGLTVLNQGQRPGIAALREVADVKEVNCGSVGFRLAPRLNAAGRLQDAAQGVGLLLEASPVKALESARQLDDCNRQRQMIEQQTLEQALEQLAETYDPAQRSIVLADPEWHSGVIGIVASRLVERFYRPTVLIAVENGIGKGSARSIRGFHLYRALHDSQQHLSAYGGHEFAAGLSIPADNIDAFASTFETVAEKELSNDQLQPRHLFDQEVLLEELTPQTVAELERLAPFGVGNPQPLLVARQLRAQQVQILGDKHLRFTALQGGYSQACIAFGMAERIDELAGEFDLLFTPGINEWRGRSSVQLKVKDLRAVESVL; this is encoded by the coding sequence GTGGATGGCATCACCGCCAGCGCCTTGCTGGTGGAGAATTTACGTTCTTTTGGAGCGCCTGTAGACTACTATATTCCATTGCGACTGGTGGATGGATATGGTCTTTCCGGCGAAGCTCTGCAACGGGCTGCGGACAGTGGTGCCAAGGTGGCGGTGTCTGTCGATTGCGGGGTGTCGGCTCATAAGGAAGCTCGCCTGGCCAAAAAACTCGGTCTCGACCTGATCATCACCGATCACCACCAGCCTCCCGAACAGCTTCCGGAAGCCCTGGCGGTCATCAACCCGCACCGGCCGGACTGTGCCTTTCCCGACAAGGGTCTGGCGGGCGTCGGGGTGGCTTTTATGCTGTTGGTGGCCCTGCGCAGTCGCCTGCGGCAAAAGGGCTGGTTTCAGGATCGTCCCGAACCGGACCTGCGGTGCAGCCTCGATTTGGTGGCTCTCGGCACCATCGCCGATATCGCTCCCTTAAACGGACTCAACCGGATTCTGGTCAAAGCCGGCCTGACAGTACTGAATCAGGGGCAACGGCCGGGGATCGCCGCATTAAGAGAAGTCGCCGATGTCAAAGAGGTCAATTGCGGCAGCGTCGGTTTTCGACTGGCCCCTCGCTTAAACGCCGCCGGTCGCTTGCAGGATGCTGCTCAGGGAGTAGGCCTGCTCCTTGAGGCTTCCCCGGTCAAGGCCTTGGAGAGTGCCCGGCAACTCGACGACTGTAATCGCCAGCGCCAAATGATCGAACAGCAAACCCTGGAACAGGCTCTGGAGCAACTTGCGGAGACGTATGATCCGGCGCAGCGCAGTATCGTCCTCGCCGACCCCGAATGGCACTCGGGAGTCATCGGCATCGTTGCCAGTCGTCTGGTGGAACGTTTTTACCGGCCGACGGTGCTCATAGCCGTTGAAAATGGCATTGGCAAGGGGTCGGCCCGCTCAATTCGCGGTTTTCACCTCTATCGAGCGTTGCACGATTCTCAGCAGCATCTGAGCGCCTATGGAGGCCATGAATTCGCCGCAGGTTTATCGATCCCTGCCGACAATATCGATGCCTTCGCCAGCACCTTCGAGACGGTGGCGGAAAAAGAACTGAGTAACGATCAGCTACAACCGCGCCATCTGTTTGATCAGGAGGTGCTCCTTGAAGAATTGACACCACAGACGGTGGCCGAGCTAGAGCGCTTGGCCCCTTTCGGTGTCGGTAACCCTCAGCCGCTGTTGGTGGCTCGCCAGCTACGCGCTCAACAGGTACAGATTCTTGGGGATAAGCATCTGCGTTTTACCGCCCTTCAGGGTGGTTACAGTCAGGCCTGTATTGCCTTCGGCATGGCAGAGCGGATTGATGAGCTGGCCGGGGAATTCGACCTGCTCTTCACCCCGGGTATCAACGAATGGCGCGGCCGAAGTTCCGTGCAGCTCAAAGTAAAAGACCTCCGTGCCGTCGAGTCGGTTCTGTAA
- a CDS encoding PP2C family protein-serine/threonine phosphatase: MEENGNDLDLGLATQVQKILFPKASPICEWANIGFKNRMAQGVGGDYFDFLTMSDACQVIFLGDVTGHGLHASLIMAILYGYIHRAFSAPCPCRDIVCQINDFLLSFSKRSKDLDQFFSATLFYGIINPKTQKMAFVNAGHPAPLIRRGDTLFTLPATSPPLGFFDNPEITMEGIELKKEDRLLLYTDGITEATNQDGEPFGQERLEQILRQSDYNHLEFLDNLFDALKKFTAKDPPSDDCTAIVVDFHGQFTG; this comes from the coding sequence ATGGAAGAAAACGGCAATGATCTGGACCTTGGCTTAGCTACTCAGGTGCAGAAAATCTTGTTTCCCAAAGCTTCCCCCATTTGTGAGTGGGCAAACATAGGTTTCAAAAACCGGATGGCCCAGGGGGTAGGAGGGGACTATTTCGACTTCCTTACCATGTCAGATGCATGCCAAGTTATATTCCTTGGTGATGTCACAGGTCATGGTTTGCATGCTTCGCTGATTATGGCCATTCTATATGGTTACATCCATCGTGCGTTCAGTGCCCCCTGTCCCTGTCGGGACATCGTCTGTCAGATCAACGATTTTCTCCTGTCTTTTTCCAAGCGCTCCAAAGATTTAGATCAATTTTTTTCTGCCACGTTGTTTTACGGAATTATCAACCCCAAGACTCAGAAGATGGCGTTCGTCAATGCAGGCCATCCAGCGCCCTTGATTCGTCGTGGCGATACCCTTTTCACCTTGCCAGCAACCTCGCCGCCTTTGGGTTTTTTCGATAATCCCGAGATAACCATGGAAGGGATTGAACTGAAGAAAGAAGACCGTCTTCTGCTTTACACCGATGGCATAACCGAGGCTACCAACCAAGATGGAGAGCCTTTTGGGCAGGAACGGTTGGAACAAATTTTACGGCAATCGGATTACAATCATTTGGAGTTCTTAGATAACCTTTTTGATGCTCTCAAAAAATTCACCGCGAAGGATCCGCCAAGTGACGATTGTACGGCGATTGTTGTTGACTTCCATGGCCAGTTCACCGGCTAG
- a CDS encoding class I SAM-dependent methyltransferase: MSQKDHWEQVYSNKLTEKLGWYEPHLQISLSWIRGLDLAVDAPVIDVGGGASTLVDDLLDAGHQSITVLDLSEKALATVKTRLGKKAETVTWMTGDITTVDLPKHHYELWHDRAVFHFLTKFDQQMKYRKNLLQALKPGGHLIVGTFAPEAPPKCSGLPVQRYSLDQLKDILDGEFELVRHRKELHITPGGVEQMYLYCHFRKTT, translated from the coding sequence ATGAGCCAAAAAGATCACTGGGAACAAGTCTATTCGAACAAGTTGACCGAGAAACTCGGTTGGTATGAACCACATTTGCAGATCTCCTTAAGTTGGATTAGGGGACTCGACTTGGCAGTAGATGCTCCGGTCATCGATGTTGGTGGTGGTGCATCCACATTGGTCGACGATTTGTTGGACGCTGGGCATCAATCGATCACAGTCCTCGATTTGTCAGAAAAAGCTCTGGCCACAGTTAAGACCCGGTTGGGCAAAAAAGCAGAAACGGTTACTTGGATGACTGGCGATATCACCACGGTGGATTTGCCGAAACATCATTACGAATTATGGCATGATCGTGCAGTGTTTCACTTTCTGACCAAGTTTGACCAGCAGATGAAATATCGGAAGAACCTTCTGCAAGCGTTAAAGCCAGGAGGGCATCTGATTGTCGGTACATTTGCACCAGAAGCGCCACCTAAGTGCAGTGGTCTGCCAGTACAACGGTATAGTCTGGACCAGCTAAAGGACATTCTAGACGGGGAGTTTGAATTAGTACGCCACCGCAAAGAACTGCACATTACGCCGGGTGGGGTAGAGCAAATGTATCTCTATTGCCATTTCCGTAAAACAACCTAG
- the pheA gene encoding prephenate dehydratase, translated as MAKGKLDELRDQIDRIDDQILELLNRRAEVVKEVGRTKVNSSQEFYVPGREQAIFERLTRNTGSFPADGVRRVFREIISASLALEQPMKIAYLGPPATFTHQAALRQFGLSAQLVAQKSIPAVFEEVCRGRAPYGVVPVENSTEGVVSHTLDMFIRSELKINAEILLEIEHNLLSLTGRMEDVRKVVSHPQALAQCRQWLEENLPDTALVDVGSTALAAQMASEDESVAAIAGEVAATMYGLKTVKQKIQDNPNNLTRFLVIGRNIPAPSAQDKTSVMFSVKDEPGILYSMLKPFSNRGINLSKIESRPMKKKAWEYVFFLDMDGHVQDAKVAEAIEELRGCCQELRVLGSYARSR; from the coding sequence ATGGCAAAGGGAAAGCTCGATGAATTGCGGGACCAGATCGACCGGATCGACGACCAGATACTGGAACTTCTCAACCGCCGGGCTGAGGTGGTCAAAGAGGTAGGCCGTACCAAGGTCAACAGCAGCCAGGAATTTTATGTGCCCGGCCGGGAGCAGGCCATCTTCGAGCGCTTAACCCGCAACACCGGGTCCTTTCCGGCCGATGGGGTGCGGCGAGTATTTCGCGAGATCATCTCAGCTTCCCTGGCGCTGGAACAGCCGATGAAGATCGCATATCTAGGCCCGCCGGCGACCTTTACCCATCAGGCGGCCCTTCGTCAGTTCGGCCTTTCCGCCCAGCTGGTGGCACAAAAAAGCATCCCGGCGGTTTTCGAAGAGGTCTGTCGCGGCCGCGCTCCTTATGGGGTCGTGCCGGTGGAAAATTCCACCGAGGGGGTCGTTTCTCATACCCTCGACATGTTCATTCGCTCTGAGTTGAAGATTAACGCCGAAATATTGCTGGAAATCGAGCACAATCTGCTTTCCTTGACCGGTCGCATGGAAGACGTGCGCAAGGTCGTTTCGCATCCTCAGGCCTTGGCCCAGTGCCGTCAGTGGTTGGAGGAGAATCTGCCCGACACGGCTCTGGTCGACGTAGGCAGCACCGCATTGGCGGCGCAGATGGCCTCGGAGGATGAGAGCGTGGCCGCCATTGCCGGCGAGGTCGCAGCCACCATGTACGGGTTGAAGACGGTGAAACAGAAAATTCAGGATAATCCCAACAACCTGACCCGTTTTCTGGTGATCGGCCGCAACATCCCGGCACCGAGCGCGCAGGATAAGACATCGGTTATGTTCAGCGTGAAGGATGAGCCGGGCATTCTCTACAGCATGCTCAAGCCTTTCAGCAATCGGGGCATCAATTTGAGTAAGATTGAGAGCCGGCCGATGAAAAAGAAGGCGTGGGAATATGTCTTTTTTCTCGACATGGACGGCCATGTGCAGGACGCTAAAGTGGCGGAGGCCATCGAGGAATTAAGGGGCTGCTGTCAGGAGTTGCGTGTGCTCGGCTCTTATGCCCGCTCCCGTTGA
- a CDS encoding acyl-CoA thioesterase, with amino-acid sequence MDCPVANENSTCPLPEGKLILRTLAMPADTNVNGDIFGGWIMAQMDIAGGIMSKQITGTRTVTVAVESMKFIKPVQIGDIVTCYGNVVRVGNTSVTLDIEVWVEAPLRNSKQACPSFKVTEAKFAYVAIDDQGKKMVFEK; translated from the coding sequence ATGGATTGTCCTGTAGCCAATGAAAATTCAACCTGTCCGCTGCCGGAAGGGAAACTTATTCTCCGTACTCTGGCCATGCCGGCCGACACCAATGTCAACGGCGATATCTTCGGGGGGTGGATTATGGCCCAGATGGATATTGCCGGCGGCATCATGTCCAAACAGATTACCGGCACCCGTACGGTAACCGTTGCGGTAGAGTCGATGAAATTTATCAAGCCTGTTCAGATCGGCGATATCGTCACCTGCTACGGGAACGTGGTGCGGGTCGGCAACACCTCGGTAACTCTTGATATTGAAGTCTGGGTGGAGGCCCCCTTGCGGAACTCGAAGCAGGCTTGCCCCAGCTTTAAGGTCACCGAAGCAAAGTTTGCTTATGTGGCCATCGACGATCAGGGTAAAAAGATGGTGTTCGAGAAGTAA
- a CDS encoding pyridoxal phosphate-dependent aminotransferase: MSISIKIANYIERASWIRKMFEEGARLRAERGAENIFDFTIGNPSTEPPASLQQELLKLAQQPVPGMHRYMSNAGYEETRQAVADHISKNASQQIEANHVIMTCGAGGGLNVVLKTILNPGEEVIILTPYFVEYMFYIDNHGGTAETVATDPETFQLDVAAIEAAIGPNTRAIIINSPNNPTGVIYPAETLQAFGEMLARREQELGRTLFVISDEPYARLAYEGQSVPCIFNHIKNSVIVTSHSKDLALPGERIGYLAANPAMDGVEQFMGGAIFCNRVLGFVNAPALMQRLVTNLQEESVDINAYQEKRDLLYDHLTGLGFKMVKPQGGFYFFPESPLEDDVAFAQLAQKHNILVVPGRGFGAPGYFRIAYCVEREMIERSLPAWDKLAKEAGLP; this comes from the coding sequence ATGAGCATATCCATCAAGATCGCCAACTACATCGAGCGGGCCAGCTGGATCCGCAAAATGTTTGAAGAGGGAGCGCGCCTGCGTGCCGAGCGGGGCGCTGAGAACATCTTCGATTTTACCATCGGCAACCCCTCTACCGAGCCTCCTGCAAGCCTGCAACAAGAGCTTCTCAAACTGGCTCAACAACCGGTCCCCGGCATGCACCGTTATATGAGCAACGCCGGTTACGAGGAGACCCGTCAGGCGGTGGCCGACCATATTTCCAAAAACGCATCACAACAAATCGAGGCGAACCATGTCATCATGACCTGCGGCGCCGGCGGCGGTCTCAACGTCGTGCTCAAAACGATTCTTAATCCCGGCGAAGAAGTGATTATCCTCACTCCCTACTTCGTTGAGTACATGTTCTATATCGACAATCACGGCGGCACAGCCGAAACAGTGGCGACCGATCCCGAGACCTTTCAGCTCGACGTGGCCGCCATCGAAGCCGCCATCGGTCCCAATACCCGGGCCATCATCATCAATTCCCCCAACAACCCCACCGGGGTTATCTATCCCGCCGAAACTCTGCAGGCCTTTGGCGAAATGCTGGCCCGCAGGGAGCAGGAACTGGGTCGTACCCTGTTTGTCATTTCCGACGAACCCTACGCGCGACTGGCCTATGAAGGCCAAAGCGTGCCTTGCATTTTCAACCACATTAAAAACTCGGTAATCGTCACCTCCCACTCCAAGGACTTGGCTTTGCCCGGCGAGCGGATCGGCTATCTGGCCGCCAACCCCGCTATGGACGGGGTCGAGCAATTCATGGGAGGGGCGATCTTCTGCAACCGGGTGCTCGGCTTTGTCAATGCCCCGGCCTTGATGCAACGCCTGGTGACCAACCTGCAGGAAGAGAGCGTCGACATCAATGCTTATCAGGAAAAACGCGACCTGCTCTATGATCACCTGACCGGACTCGGCTTTAAGATGGTCAAACCGCAGGGCGGATTCTACTTCTTTCCCGAATCACCCCTGGAAGACGATGTGGCCTTTGCTCAGCTGGCTCAAAAACACAATATCCTGGTGGTGCCGGGACGGGGCTTCGGCGCTCCCGGCTATTTCCGCATCGCCTATTGTGTTGAACGCGAGATGATTGAGCGCAGCCTGCCCGCCTGGGATAAGCTGGCAAAAGAAGCAGGCTTGCCCTGA
- a CDS encoding lipopolysaccharide assembly protein LapA domain-containing protein: protein MHRIKFAVLLLISLGVVLVVIQNTAPVQARFLWMTAEIPAIVLLFLTAVGGFIVGLLAAILVKRGQYSRSKSDKSKTPSAD, encoded by the coding sequence ATGCATAGGATCAAATTTGCAGTTCTGCTGCTGATCAGTTTAGGGGTTGTGTTGGTCGTTATTCAGAATACCGCTCCTGTGCAGGCGCGATTTCTTTGGATGACGGCAGAGATCCCTGCTATCGTTTTGCTGTTTCTGACAGCTGTGGGTGGATTTATTGTGGGCTTATTGGCAGCAATTCTGGTCAAGCGCGGTCAGTATTCCCGGTCAAAGTCGGATAAGAGTAAGACGCCATCCGCCGACTGA
- a CDS encoding thioredoxin family protein: protein MALVHSVDLPFGSPMPAFRLNDSDGRAYASDSLSGHKGLLVVFTCNHCPYAKAQWPRLICLAEEFGGQGINTVAINSNIHPDYPDDAPQRMTELVSEIGISFPYLVDNDQQVARAFRAQCTPDPYLFDGNGRLFYHGRIDDNWKDEGAVSRQELRAAMTALVAGDDPPVEQRPSMGCSIKWRQ from the coding sequence ATGGCTCTGGTACATTCCGTCGATCTGCCCTTCGGCAGCCCCATGCCCGCCTTTCGGCTCAACGACTCGGACGGACGAGCCTATGCGAGCGACAGCCTGTCAGGCCACAAAGGACTGCTGGTGGTCTTTACCTGTAACCATTGTCCCTACGCTAAAGCCCAGTGGCCCCGCCTGATTTGCCTGGCTGAAGAGTTTGGCGGGCAGGGTATCAATACTGTGGCGATCAATTCCAATATTCATCCCGATTATCCGGACGATGCTCCGCAGCGCATGACCGAACTGGTTTCTGAGATCGGCATCTCTTTTCCCTACCTGGTGGATAATGATCAACAGGTGGCAAGGGCGTTCCGCGCTCAGTGTACCCCTGATCCTTACCTCTTTGACGGTAATGGGCGGCTTTTTTACCATGGGCGTATCGATGACAACTGGAAGGATGAGGGAGCAGTTTCGCGGCAGGAGTTGCGTGCGGCAATGACGGCGCTGGTGGCTGGGGACGATCCGCCGGTGGAGCAGAGGCCGTCGATGGGGTGCTCGATCAAGTGGCGGCAATAG
- a CDS encoding indolepyruvate ferredoxin oxidoreductase subunit alpha, whose protein sequence is MKIVIDKKVCKGSGLCVKACPVGAITLKNGKAVIDDEKCDLDGICIPACPHDAISLEEE, encoded by the coding sequence ATGAAAATTGTAATCGATAAAAAAGTCTGTAAAGGTAGCGGTCTCTGCGTAAAGGCCTGCCCCGTTGGCGCCATTACCCTGAAGAACGGCAAAGCGGTTATCGATGACGAAAAATGTGATCTCGATGGCATCTGTATTCCCGCCTGCCCTCACGATGCCATTTCACTAGAAGAAGAGTAA
- a CDS encoding Mov34/MPN/PAD-1 family protein — translation MNSVWIERSVFDRMTLEADAKYPLETGGILAGYCSIDDDEVVITEIVGPGPNAKHRRSTYRPDYKFHRDEIGKIYEKSNGLISYLGDWHTHPSATAHLSWIDRRALRNIAREPRNYMDRPVMIILGESSGGEKWSPRAWRTQRVVSTVFWPQWEYFPLGIKVF, via the coding sequence ATGAATAGTGTGTGGATTGAGCGGTCTGTTTTTGATCGGATGACGCTGGAAGCTGATGCTAAATATCCATTGGAGACAGGGGGGATTCTAGCTGGCTATTGTTCGATCGATGATGATGAAGTGGTGATCACCGAAATAGTTGGGCCTGGTCCCAATGCTAAACACCGAAGGTCGACTTACCGACCAGATTATAAGTTTCATCGTGATGAAATCGGTAAAATTTACGAAAAAAGCAATGGCCTAATCTCTTATTTGGGGGACTGGCACACTCACCCTAGCGCGACGGCACATTTGAGTTGGATTGATAGGCGTGCCTTGCGGAATATTGCACGGGAACCTCGGAATTACATGGACCGTCCGGTTATGATTATTTTGGGTGAGAGTAGTGGAGGTGAAAAATGGTCGCCTCGGGCATGGCGTACCCAAAGAGTGGTGAGCACCGTCTTTTGGCCCCAATGGGAATATTTCCCTTTGGGGATTAAAGTCTTTTAG
- a CDS encoding HesA/MoeB/ThiF family protein produces the protein MLQEEVTRLAAADMQPNIIEESRSEGILEMAIRLEILGEQREGFIRYPDLYPYFRPTVYVPGLGFSLRHYNPLSGEVCLLKRGTQHWQPNMTALSLIQEMLPEWEQAAILKHEDSRLATEDRQAEPFSVYFPEHPTGSLVIMDSAWRLPSADRWGWMKIALQDGLRSITTQDRFVAWVLEVQTSQKKSIEGAKVSGNIESWVNAQGYKLADCLWARLDEPPQASNIVELMEYLRGQYPKTWQQLSRTNCGLYGLCFPEEDPDGGVRDGWLFIASCLEHKRKGKGRKRAHRQQQTTRWVVKAEPAGEKDLFERIPELSPLRHKTVAVVGLGCVGAPSVLALARAGIGELRLLDGDFVSPGTTCRWPLGLSVAGEGKVKALQEFIGGNFPFTQIGTGHYPPNVGADFRLKLGESLSGVDQMEVLEKLFEGADLIYDATAEEGINHLLCDLAKAFQIPYVTVSSRAGGWGGNVVRVKPDSEGCYCCYLYALDDEEGIIEPPPYDPLGDDVQSAGCGDVTFTAAGFDVEEIALAGVRMAVSTLCEGEQFAYPAMVDDIGILSLRRDKKGTFPEWQTCKLVKHPDCTC, from the coding sequence GTGCTGCAAGAGGAGGTGACTCGCCTTGCAGCCGCCGACATGCAACCGAATATAATTGAAGAATCCCGTTCTGAGGGTATCCTTGAAATGGCTATTCGCTTGGAAATATTAGGCGAGCAGCGAGAAGGATTCATTCGATACCCCGATCTTTATCCATACTTTCGCCCAACCGTTTATGTCCCCGGGTTAGGTTTCAGCCTGCGTCATTACAATCCTCTCTCTGGAGAAGTTTGCCTTCTTAAACGGGGGACCCAGCACTGGCAACCTAACATGACGGCATTATCTCTAATTCAAGAGATGTTGCCAGAATGGGAACAGGCGGCAATTCTAAAGCATGAAGATTCCCGTTTAGCAACTGAAGATCGCCAAGCGGAACCATTTAGCGTTTATTTTCCCGAGCATCCTACTGGGTCCTTAGTGATAATGGACTCAGCGTGGAGGCTACCTTCCGCTGATCGATGGGGTTGGATGAAGATTGCTTTGCAAGATGGACTCAGAAGCATAACAACCCAGGACAGGTTTGTCGCTTGGGTGCTGGAAGTCCAGACTTCCCAGAAAAAAAGTATTGAAGGGGCAAAGGTTAGCGGAAACATCGAATCATGGGTTAACGCTCAGGGGTATAAGCTTGCAGATTGTCTTTGGGCAAGACTGGATGAACCACCCCAAGCCAGCAACATTGTTGAACTCATGGAATATCTTCGTGGCCAGTATCCTAAGACCTGGCAGCAATTGAGTCGCACCAATTGCGGGTTATATGGCTTGTGTTTTCCTGAAGAAGACCCCGACGGAGGGGTTAGAGATGGTTGGCTTTTTATTGCATCGTGCCTGGAGCATAAACGCAAAGGGAAAGGACGAAAGCGGGCTCATCGACAACAACAAACAACACGATGGGTGGTAAAAGCTGAACCGGCAGGAGAGAAGGATCTTTTTGAACGCATTCCAGAATTAAGCCCATTGCGGCACAAGACAGTTGCTGTTGTTGGGCTTGGGTGTGTTGGAGCTCCGAGTGTTCTGGCATTGGCACGTGCAGGAATCGGAGAATTGAGGCTGTTAGATGGTGATTTTGTCAGCCCCGGCACAACGTGCCGTTGGCCTTTAGGGCTTTCCGTGGCAGGGGAAGGAAAGGTCAAGGCGCTCCAAGAATTTATCGGGGGAAATTTCCCTTTTACACAAATAGGAACAGGTCATTATCCCCCAAATGTGGGAGCCGACTTTCGTTTAAAGCTTGGAGAGAGTCTATCCGGTGTAGATCAGATGGAGGTTCTTGAAAAGCTATTTGAAGGTGCTGATCTTATTTATGATGCAACGGCTGAAGAAGGAATAAATCATCTTCTATGCGACTTGGCTAAGGCTTTTCAAATCCCGTATGTTACGGTTTCTTCTCGTGCAGGAGGGTGGGGCGGGAACGTTGTTCGCGTTAAGCCTGATTCGGAGGGGTGTTATTGTTGCTACCTTTATGCTCTTGACGATGAAGAAGGCATCATTGAGCCGCCGCCTTATGATCCCTTGGGAGACGATGTGCAATCTGCAGGTTGTGGCGATGTGACTTTTACGGCTGCTGGCTTTGACGTAGAAGAAATTGCTCTTGCCGGTGTCCGCATGGCTGTTTCCACTTTATGCGAAGGGGAACAGTTTGCGTATCCTGCAATGGTGGATGATATAGGAATCCTATCGCTGCGAAGAGATAAAAAGGGCACTTTCCCCGAATGGCAGACATGTAAATTGGTTAAACATCCTGATTGTACTTGCTGA
- a CDS encoding EF-hand domain-containing protein, with translation MKKTFVILLAAGALALTSTAVMADGSKLPAFEELDVDGNGSISAKEATPCEALMNCFVKADTDHDGQLTLAEYEAIGADTEQKG, from the coding sequence ATGAAAAAGACCTTCGTTATTCTACTGGCTGCTGGTGCTTTAGCTTTAACTTCGACTGCTGTTATGGCTGACGGGAGCAAATTGCCCGCTTTTGAAGAACTTGATGTCGATGGGAATGGCTCTATCTCTGCCAAAGAAGCCACCCCCTGCGAGGCCTTGATGAATTGTTTTGTGAAAGCAGATACCGACCATGACGGCCAGCTGACTCTTGCAGAATATGAGGCTATTGGTGCTGATACGGAACAGAAGGGTTAG
- the ftnA gene encoding non-heme ferritin codes for MVNKLNAQISLENFSSNLYLQMSAWAEIKGLDGSAAFLRKQAKEELDHMHRLFKYVYETGALPAIGETKAPPTEFKSISDLFQQVLDHEKLVTGKINKLMDSALKENDHSSVDFLQWYVSEQHEEEHTIQQVLDKIRIIGESGSGVYFIDRAIGEMLRKH; via the coding sequence ATGGTAAATAAATTAAATGCCCAGATCTCCTTGGAAAATTTCTCTTCAAATCTTTATCTGCAGATGAGCGCATGGGCGGAAATAAAGGGTCTCGATGGCAGTGCGGCATTTCTTCGCAAGCAGGCCAAAGAAGAACTTGACCATATGCATCGGCTCTTCAAATATGTCTATGAAACCGGTGCATTGCCTGCCATCGGCGAGACCAAGGCCCCACCCACCGAGTTTAAGTCGATTAGTGACCTGTTTCAGCAGGTCCTGGATCACGAGAAGCTGGTCACCGGTAAAATCAACAAGCTCATGGACAGTGCCTTGAAAGAGAATGACCATTCATCCGTAGATTTCCTGCAATGGTATGTATCCGAACAACACGAAGAGGAACATACCATTCAGCAGGTTCTTGACAAGATACGTATTATCGGTGAATCCGGCAGCGGGGTATATTTTATCGATCGGGCGATCGGTGAAATGTTGCGTAAACACTGA